DNA sequence from the Selenomonas timonae genome:
GTGCACATTGCCGAGTACGATGGGCTTATAGATCGTATCACACGGCTCAACGTCGCCGTTTGGAAACACCCCGAGCATATAGAATGCGAGCGGACAGACCTGATAGATGCGATCGGTCTTGATGCCGTTGCGGTCAGTCTCAATCACCATGTCCTTCGTCATCTCCACGCCGTCGTAAGCGGGCAGCATGTGCTCGATATACATGCGGTCCGTGCAGTCGGCAAAGAGTTCGTAGAACTTTTCATCCTCCCCCTCGTCCAAGGCAACATCCATCACCTTGAGGAAGAGGTTCGTCGTCTTCTTATGGGCATAGAAATAGCGGATGTTCTCGACAAACTCATCAAAGTCCACCTTTGCACGGCAAATCTCCGCATATTTCTGCGAGGAAAGTCCCTGCAGCGAGACGCGCAGCGTATCCAGCCCTGCATCAATGAGTGCGTCGGCGAGCGCGGGACGGAGCATGGAGGCATTCGAGATGATCTCGATGCGCTCGGCAACATCCTGCCCCTTCGCAATGCGTACCATGTCCGCAATGTGCGGGTTGAGCAGCGGTTCCCCCTGTCCCGTGAGCGAAAGCATCTTGAGCCGCTGTGGGAACTCTGCAAGCTGCTCGATGGTCTTTTCGTACGTCTCCATCGTCATGTGCTCTGGCGTGAAGTCATACTGCTTTTTCATCTCGGCAAAGCCAAGCGAATGCCCGCAGTAGGCACATTTGAAATTACAGAACGTCGTTGGAAAGACGAACGCACTGTACGGGGTCGCAAGTGGAAGGACGGAGGCGAGCTGGACGCGTTCCGTTCCGTAGATCGGCTTTATTTCGGATGCCATAGTCCCTCCCTAGTCTGCAAAGAGCGGCAGCAGACGCTCCGCATCATCGTCCAGCTGCTCCATCGGGTTGTTGATTGCATTGAAGCAAGTGCATGTCGCGCAATCCGGAATTTGATCCTTTTCCTTCTTGAGCATCTTGCGCAGGAATCCCCTGCGGCGGCTGCCGTTCCAAATCTCCGTGAGCGTATGCTCCTTCGCGTTGCCCATAGAGAGGTTCT
Encoded proteins:
- a CDS encoding radical SAM/SPASM domain-containing protein codes for the protein MASEIKPIYGTERVQLASVLPLATPYSAFVFPTTFCNFKCAYCGHSLGFAEMKKQYDFTPEHMTMETYEKTIEQLAEFPQRLKMLSLTGQGEPLLNPHIADMVRIAKGQDVAERIEIISNASMLRPALADALIDAGLDTLRVSLQGLSSQKYAEICRAKVDFDEFVENIRYFYAHKKTTNLFLKVMDVALDEGEDEKFYELFADCTDRMYIEHMLPAYDGVEMTKDMVIETDRNGIKTDRIYQVCPLAFYMLGVFPNGDVEPCDTIYKPIVLGNVHNGRILDMWHSEQMHEFWRMQLEGRRSENKRCAICCAANDVAHPEDHLDDDADAILARIEELRR